A DNA window from Helianthus annuus cultivar XRQ/B chromosome 15, HanXRQr2.0-SUNRISE, whole genome shotgun sequence contains the following coding sequences:
- the LOC110911869 gene encoding universal stress protein PHOS32, whose translation MTSPETPPPAITVQPASPRFPLTAGTHRKIAIAVDLSDESAYAVNWAVQNYLRPGDSVILLHVRPTSVLYGADWGAVEPPATGTLTDEHSQQKLEDDFDAVTATKANDLAKPLVDANINFKIHIVKDHDMKERLCLEVERLGLSAVIMGSRGFGASRRRSVKGRNLGSVSDYCVNHCVCPVVVVRFPDDKDGETAVGSPLRVNGGSDRGLCPVPEEEPEFHDASDKHTDLEKPS comes from the exons ATGACGTCACCCGAAACTCCACCACCAGCAATCACCGTCCAACCCGCCTCCCCTCGCTTCCCATTAACCGCCGGAACTCACCGGAAAATCGCCATCGCCGTCGATCTAAGCGACGAGAGCGCCTACGCCGTCAACTGGGCAGTACAAAACTACCTCCGCCCAGGAGACTCCGTCATCCTCCTCCACGTCCGCCCTACCTCCGTCCTCTACGGCGCCGATTGGGGCGCCGTCGAACCACCGGCCACCGGAACCCTAACCGACGAACACTCGCAACAAAAACTCGAAGACGATTTCGATGCGGTTACCGCAACGAAAGCGAACGATCTGGCGAAACCGTTAGTAGATGCGAATATTAATTTTAAGATCCATATTGTGAAGGATCATGATATGAAGGAGCGGTTGTGTTTGGAGGTTGAGCGGTTAGGGTTAAGTGCGGTTATTATGGGGAGTAGAGGGTTTGGGGCTTCTAGGAGGAGGAGTGTGAAAGGGAGGAACCTTGGGAGTGTGAGTGATTATTGTGTGAATCATTGTGTGTGTCCGGTTGTGGTTGTAAGGTTTCCGGATGATAAGGATGGCGAAACGGCGGTTGGATCGCCGTTAAGGGTGAATGGTGGGAGTGACAGGGGGTTGTGTCCGGTTCCGGAGGAGGAACCGGAGTTTCATGATGCGTCGGATAAACATACAG ATCTTGAAAAGCCCTCTTAA